The Actinocatenispora sera genome has a window encoding:
- a CDS encoding FGGY family carbohydrate kinase yields the protein MSQPAGRILALDLGSSSVRAVVLDGDGDRLTPLPGAAVREQARIHQSADGAAELDLAAYLGATVSCLDELSADGHLRGVHTVGISTQWHSLLGLDEHDEPVGPCLSWMDLRPTLPKHPAPADAGAFHARTGAWWHPFYWPARIGWLRATVGPARRYVGLPEYLGLALWGEPTASVSSASGTGALDTRTCRWDDEALSLAGVTTEQVPPLADDDWRGRFTDEYRKRWPDLADARIAPPLGDGAASALGSGCFDAGHLSVTVGTSAAVRLVTADAADPAPAVWRYRVDHRRAVFGVAYSGGGVLDEWVTGLLDIDPAAQGAALAGLAPGEHGLVCLPFHAGHRPPAADPAGAGGTLHGLRLTTSGTHVLAATLEGLCHEITDGARAVDPAGSALPMLGGGAIAASSWLTGRLTAGLGGRAERVTDPEVGALGAAAGALGIDVAPTTEPVTATDTDVAAMAAAAARHRTLRDRLA from the coding sequence ATGTCCCAGCCGGCCGGCCGGATCCTCGCCCTGGATCTCGGGTCCAGTTCGGTACGAGCGGTCGTCCTCGACGGCGACGGCGACCGGTTGACCCCGCTGCCCGGTGCGGCGGTGCGCGAGCAGGCCCGCATCCACCAGAGCGCCGACGGCGCGGCCGAGCTCGACCTCGCCGCCTACCTCGGCGCCACCGTGTCGTGCCTGGACGAGCTGTCCGCCGACGGCCACCTGCGCGGCGTGCACACGGTCGGCATCTCGACCCAGTGGCACTCGCTGCTCGGCCTGGACGAACACGACGAACCGGTCGGACCGTGCCTGTCCTGGATGGATCTACGGCCGACCCTGCCCAAGCACCCGGCGCCGGCCGACGCCGGTGCGTTCCACGCCCGTACCGGCGCGTGGTGGCACCCGTTCTACTGGCCGGCCCGGATCGGCTGGCTGCGAGCCACCGTCGGGCCCGCGCGACGCTACGTCGGCCTGCCCGAGTACCTGGGCCTGGCGCTGTGGGGCGAGCCGACCGCGTCGGTGTCCTCGGCGTCGGGCACCGGTGCGCTGGACACCCGTACCTGCCGGTGGGACGACGAGGCGCTGTCGCTCGCCGGCGTGACCACCGAGCAGGTACCGCCGCTCGCCGACGACGACTGGCGCGGCCGGTTCACCGACGAGTACCGGAAGCGGTGGCCGGACCTCGCCGACGCGCGGATCGCGCCACCGCTCGGGGACGGGGCGGCGAGCGCCCTCGGGTCCGGCTGCTTTGACGCCGGGCACCTGTCCGTGACCGTCGGCACCTCCGCCGCGGTACGGCTGGTCACCGCCGACGCCGCGGACCCGGCGCCGGCGGTGTGGCGCTACCGGGTGGACCACCGGCGCGCGGTCTTCGGCGTCGCGTACTCCGGCGGCGGGGTACTGGACGAGTGGGTCACCGGGCTGCTCGACATCGATCCGGCCGCGCAGGGCGCGGCGCTCGCCGGGCTCGCCCCCGGCGAGCACGGGCTGGTCTGCCTGCCCTTCCACGCCGGCCACCGACCACCGGCCGCCGATCCGGCCGGCGCCGGCGGCACCCTGCACGGGCTGCGGCTGACCACCAGCGGTACCCACGTGCTCGCCGCGACGCTGGAGGGACTCTGCCACGAGATCACCGACGGGGCCCGGGCCGTCGACCCGGCCGGCAGCGCGCTGCCGATGCTCGGCGGCGGCGCGATCGCCGCGTCGAGCTGGCTGACCGGGCGGCTGACCGCCGGGCTCGGCGGCCGGGCGGAACGGGTCACCGATCCGGAGGTGGGCGCGCTCGGCGCCGCGGCCGGTGCCCTCGGCATCGACGTGGCACCGACCACCGAACCGGTCACCGCGACCGACACCGACGTGGCGGCGATGGCGGCCGCGGCCGCCCGCCACCGCACCCTGCGCGACCGGTTGGCCTGA
- a CDS encoding TOBE domain-containing protein produces the protein MANYRMGRAAQLLGVSADTLRRWVDAGRLPAARDQQGHRVVAGAELARFARSLATDEPGGVWSSARNRFTGIVTSIRTDEVMAQVEIQAGPHRVVSLMTRDSVDELGLAVGAVATASVKSTQVVVELPVPARTTA, from the coding sequence GTGGCGAACTATCGCATGGGGCGCGCCGCGCAACTGCTCGGCGTCAGTGCCGACACGCTGCGCCGGTGGGTCGACGCCGGCCGGCTTCCGGCCGCCCGGGACCAGCAGGGTCACCGGGTGGTGGCGGGCGCCGAACTCGCCCGTTTCGCCCGCTCGCTCGCCACCGACGAACCCGGTGGCGTCTGGTCGTCGGCCCGCAACCGGTTCACCGGCATCGTCACCTCGATCCGTACCGACGAGGTGATGGCGCAGGTGGAGATCCAGGCCGGGCCGCACCGGGTCGTGTCGCTGATGACTCGCGACTCGGTCGACGAGTTGGGGCTGGCGGTGGGCGCGGTCGCCACCGCCTCGGTCAAGTCGACCCAGGTCGTGGTGGAGCTGCCGGTGCCGGCGCGGACCACGGCATGA